The following proteins come from a genomic window of Eulemur rufifrons isolate Redbay chromosome 24, OSU_ERuf_1, whole genome shotgun sequence:
- the KLK6 gene encoding kallikrein-6, whose amino-acid sequence MKKLIAALVLVAAAWAEEQNKVVHGGPCETSHPYQAALYTSGHLLCGGVLIHPLWVLTAAHCKKPNLQVYLGKHNLRQRESSQEQSSVVRAVTHPGYDAATHDQDIMLLRLAHPAKLSEHIQPLPLEKDCSANHTSCHILGWGKTADGDFPDTIQCAYIHLVPREECERAYPGQITQNMVCAGDEKHGKDSCQGDSGGPLVCGDRLRGIVSWGNVPCGSREKPGVYTNVCRYNNWIRKTIQAHRH is encoded by the exons ATGAAGAAGCTGATCGCGGCGCTGGTCCTGGTTGCTGCAG CCTGGGCAGAGGAGCAGAACAAGGTGGTGCATGGCGGGCCGTGCGAGACTTCTCACCCCTACCAAGCTGCCCTCTACACCTCGGGCCACTTGCTCTGTGGCGGAGTCCTCATCCACCCACTGTGGGTCCTCACAGCTGCCCACTGCAAAAAACC GAACCTTCAAGTCTACCTGGGAAAGCACAACCTTCGGCAAAGGGAGAGTTCTCAGGAGCAGAGCTCTGTCGTCCGGGCTGTGACCCACCCTGGCTATGATGCAGCCACCCATGACCAGGACATCATGCTGTTGCGCCTGGCGCACCCGGCCAAGCTCTCTGAACACATCCAGCCCCTTCCTCTGGAGAAGGACTGCTCTGCCAACCACACCAGCTGCCACATCCTGGGCTGGGGCAAGACGGCAGACG GTGATTTCCCTGACACCATCCAGTGTGCATACATCCACCTGGTGCCCCGTGAGGAGTGTGAGCGTGCCTACCCCGGCCAGATCACCCAAAACATGGTGTGCGCCGGGGATGAGAAGCACGGGAAGGACTCCTGCCAG GGTGACTCCGGGGGTCCACTGGTATGTGGAGACCGCCTACGAGGCATTGTATCATGGGGCAACGTCCCCTGTGGTTCAAGGGAGAAGCCAGGAGTCTACACCAATGTCTGTAGATACAACAATTGGATCCGGAAAACCATTCAGGCCCACCGACACTGA